A stretch of Pleuronectes platessa chromosome 24, fPlePla1.1, whole genome shotgun sequence DNA encodes these proteins:
- the LOC128431282 gene encoding solute carrier family 15 member 1: MRAVLVLYFKYFLQWDDDFATTIYHTFVALCYLTPILGAIVADSWLGKFKTIIYLSIVYTVGQIVMAISAINDLTDTNKDGNPDNLPLHVALSMVGLILIALGTGGIKPCVAAFGGDQFEDHQEKQRGTFFSIFYLSINAGSLLSTIITPILRAQECGRIPQKCYPLAFGVPAALMVVALIVFIVGSGMYNKTAPQGNIMVKVCKCIGFAIKNRYRHRSSQYPKREHWMDWADEKYTKLLIAQVKMVLKVLFLYIPLPMFWALFDQQGSRWTLQATNMDGDFGVLIIQPDQMQTVNPILILILVPVVDSVLYPLIAKCNLNFTPLKRMTVGMVFAALAFVAAALVQIQIDQTLPKFPSGTASQAKFINMGNMPLPIKAGTQDFTLEAYTATEDFLTFNEPFLLVLPNITYVGNMKDGSRNTIVIFQDWGLQTVVPFTDLIKKPEQGANAIRFLNGFSSVLNATAGDLDFKEITTRNMSIYVNVPQGNAEFKIKNEAGDECIYSQELGFGSSYTLMILPTFTFGPNCSDSIRSVLDIRPNTFHMAWQIPQYFLITVGEVVFSVTGLEFSYSQAPSNMKSVLQAGWLLTVAVGNIIVLVIAEAIKLPDQWAEYILFASLLIVVCVIFAIMAYFYTYTDPTVIEAQFAEFDPDEKKRKNSVEMASKNKVPPRDSSSDSSSDEDESRQSKM; encoded by the exons ATGCGAG CCGTGCTCGTGTTGTACTTTAAGTACTTCCTGCAGTGGGACGATGACTTCGCCACCACCATCTACCACACCTTTGTGGCCCTGTGCTACCTGACGCCCATCCTGGGGGCCATCGTGGCCGACTCGTGGCTCGGCAAGTTCAA GACGATCATCTACCTGTCCATTGTTTACACCGTGGGACAAATCGTCATGGCTATAAGTGCCATCAACGACCTCACAGATACCAACAAGGACGGCAACCCCGACAACCTGCCCCTCCACGT AGCTCTGTCCATGGTGGGTTTGATCCTCATCGCACTGGGAACAGGAGGAATCAAACCCTGCGTCGCTGCGTTTGGTGGAGACCAGTTTGAAGACCATCAG gagaagcagagaggcaccttcttctccatcttctacCTGTCCATCAACGCTGGCAGTCTGCTGTCCACCATCATCACCCCCATCCTCAGAG CTCAGGAATGTGGGCGCATTCCCCAGAAGTGTTACCCGCTGGCCTTCGGTGTCCCCGCCGCGCTCATGGTCGTCGCTCTCA ttgtGTTCATTGTTGGAAGTGGCATGTACAATAAGACGGCCCCTCAAGGCAACATCATGGTGAAAGTCTGCAAATGCATCGGG TTTGCCATCAAGAACCGCTACAGGCATCGCTCCTCTCAGTACCCCAAGAGAGAGCACTGGATGGACTGGGCAGACGAGAAATACACA aAACTCCTGATTGCTCAGGTGAAGATGGTGCTGAAGGTTCTGTTCCTCTACATCCCACTGCCCATGTTCTGGGCTCTATTTGACCAGCAG ggCTCCAGATGGACGCTCCAGGCGACCAACATGGACGGGGACTTT GGAGTCCTCATCATCCAGCCCGATCAGATGCAG ACTGTGAACCCCATCTTGATCCTGATTCTGGTGCCAGTCGTGGACAGTGTGCTCTACCCACTGATTGCCAAGTGCAATTTAAACTTCAC tccaTTAAAGAGGATGACTGTCGGGATGGTCTTCGCCGCTCTGGCGTTCGTGGCCGCTGCTCTGGTCCAGATACAGATCGAC CAAACCCTGCCCAAGTTCCCATCAGGCACTGCGAGCCAAGCCAAGTTCATCAACATGGGGAACATGCCGCTGCCCATCAAAGCAGGAACCCAGGACTTTACCCTGGAGGCGTACACG GCGACTGAGGATTTCCTGACCTTCAATGAACCGTTCCTTCTGGTCCTGCCCAACATCACCTACGTGGGCAATATGAAGGATGGCTCTCGAAATACTATCGTCATCTTCCAGGATTGGGGTCTACAGACAGTTGTACCT TTCACTGACCTCATAAAAAAGCCGGAACAAGGAGCTAACGCCATCAG ATTCCTGAACGGCTTTAGCTCTGTTCTGAATGCCACAGCTGGTGACCTAGACTTCAAGGAGATCACCACGAGGAACATGTCAATATACGTCAACGTGCCACAGGGAAA TGCTGAGTTCAAGATCAAGAATGAGGCTGGAGATGAGTGCATCTACAGTCAAGAACTTGGCTTCGGCAGCTCGTACACTCTGATGATCCTGCCCACGTTCACATTTGGGCCAAAC TGTTCAGATAGCATCCGATCAGTGTTGGACATCAGGCCCAACACTTTCCACATGGCCTGGCAGATTCCTCAGTATTTCCTCATCACTGTGGGAGAGGTGGTGTTCTCTGTCACTGGCTTGGAGTTCTCCTACTCACAG GCCCCGAGCAACATGAAGTCCGTGCTGCAGGCTGGATGGCTGCTGACTGTGGCTGTCGGGAACATCATTGTGCTCGTTATCGCAGAGGCTATAAAACTCCCAGACCAG TGGGCTGAGTACATCCTCTTCGCCTCTCTGCTGATCGTCGTGTGTGTTATCTTCGCCATCATGGCCTACTTCTACACCTACACCGACCCGACCGTGATCGAGGCCCAGTTTGCCGAGTTCGATCCCGATGAGAAGAAGCGGAAGAACTCGGTGGAAATGGCCAGTAAGAACAAGGTCCCCCCCCGCGACAGCTCCTCTGACTCCAGCTCGGACGAGGATGAAAGCCGACAGTCCAAGATGTGA